The Candidatus Paceibacterota bacterium region ATTTAGTAACTTGTGACTACACAAGAAAGAATGCGAAGTATACAATGCGTGACCGAAAGCGTACTCGCGTTTCTCTGTAGAGAGAATCAGTGCCTGACATTTGTATCCGAAAGAGTAACTTGTAATCAAGTTGGTTTTCAGAAGAAAACAACAGTGATTCCCTTGAGCTTGCTCAACGGGAGGAGCCGTCACGAGTGCCTCTTCGGAGGACCAAGAAATGGTGTTTCTAACACCTACGGCTAAACTGGAAACCGATCCACGGGCGCCGATTCTCATGGGATCGGCGCTTTTTCTATTTCAAAATTGTCGGGCTTGCTTCATAAATAGAACCTGATAGAATTCCACTATGTCCACACTTTTTTCATTCGCACTTATTCTGTTCGTCTTGTGGTTTTTTAGTTTCTTCATTTTCCATATCGCCGGCTTTCTAATCCATATTCTATTAATCGTTGCTGTCGTTGCCTTTCTTTGGCGTGTTATCCAGGGCAAAAACCCATTTAAATAGTCTCGCTGTCTTTCTCTTGACACTTTTCAAAATCAGCGTAGATTTTGATTTGGAAGTACAACCCCGTCTCGTCACAGCGCGAGGCATAACCCAAAGAAGGAGGACATCATGTCCGACCAGCAAGCACCGCCTGAAGTAAACGAAGTTCCCGCATACAATCTGTTTTTCAAGGAGATCCGCCCGATTTACAATTGGCACGAATGGCTCCTCCGGTGGAAAATCGCGAGCAGTTTTGAAG contains the following coding sequences:
- a CDS encoding lmo0937 family membrane protein, with the translated sequence MSTLFSFALILFVLWFFSFFIFHIAGFLIHILLIVAVVAFLWRVIQGKNPFK